The DNA segment AGGATCACCAAACACAAATTAAGCAACTCcactataattaaatttatgaaaataacctTAGGCGGTTCTTCCACTTGCAATATCTTGTGTCAGGGCGCGCCACTGAAtcatgtatattttaaaattttgatttgatgagTATGCTTGAGTTATATTAAGCTAAATTTGCACAAGTTCGGGAGTAAAAGGCTAGTAAATTTGGTGGCAAATTTAGGGAAAATACAGGAGAGAATGCAAGTATATAAAGGTTAATTTAAGCTGCAGCAAAGGCAAAATGACAATGTAACCTaagtataattttaaagtaGTTTTTATGATATCATCAAGTCATTGGTTTAAGTATTATCAGACTTGATCTCCTTAAAAAGATTTGAgtttattatgaatgaaaaaaatataattaattaagaaaagaaaagatttttgTTTGGGCCTACGGATACATTATGGGCTTCCATGATAATGGCTCCTATGACAAGGTGGTTGTTGCTTCTTGCACCCCAAAAATTGTTTTCTCCATTACTttggattttttaatttaattttggactGGTGAATCTAGAATATAAAAGATGCAATCAAtctgaaatataattttacgtTCTGAGTTCACCAATTTTTTGGTGCAGAAGGTCAAGTCCTACCTTACTCATTAGGGAGACTAACGAGTCAGTCTCAAGGGTGCCTAGTTAGTCCAAAAGGGGAAGGGATGACTTCCTGCGACCTTCACCCATTGAataggtaaaaaaaagaaacgtaTTGGATAGAATGCACTCACCGTatatatgtaacaaaaaattgGTACATGATTAAAATTGGAAATGCCGTATCCATTGAGAAACTTTTCTTTCTTCGCAGACCACAAAAAATTCCCTCTAGTTATTATATAAGAAATCTTATCCATAGTAGAAGGTCCCAAGCTACTggcaaactaataataataacacccTCTTGTAAGTCTTGGCCATTCTATTCTATTAAAAGCaaccaccaaaaaaaataaaccttaGCTACTACGACCACAGCCTTTAGTCATGGCCACAAGTTGCTCCTACATGGTTTCCACCAAATTATCCATGCTAGGCTGgagtggaggaagaagaagagaagcgaGAAACCGGAGAGCATTCTTGGTCTCAGCTCAACAACAAAGTGATGTTCAGGAAGCAGAGAGCGTGAAGGTAGTAGAAGAGGAGAAGGAGCAAGAACAAGTGCAAACCCAAACACCAAAGCCAAAAGGAACAACACCAAGGCCAGTGGAACCTCAGTTGAATGTGAAGAGCAAGAACATGTTGAGGGAATATGGAGGGCAGTGGCTGAGCTGCGCCACTCGCCATGTGAGGATCTATGCAGCGTATATCGATCCGGTGACTTGTGAGTTTGATCAAACCCAGATGGATAAGCTCACCCTTATTCTTGATCCCACTGATGAGTTTGTGTGGAATCCTGAGACTTGCAACATGGTCTATTCTTACTTCCAGGAACTTGTTGATCACTACGAGGTAGTACTTTCCttaaacacaatctaatttatttttcttttgatatgtCTTAGATTAATTAGTGTTTCTTACAATTACAAACAAGGTTTTAAAATCATCTCTGATTGTGATTTTTGGTTGTAGCATCAATGTTTTTAAGATGTTTGTGATACCAATGCTGTGACCAATATTGGCCAGAGtttttcacaatatatatatataaaaaaaataaaattgtgacgAAACCAAGATCCTGATCGCAATTTAAAATCTTGGCCAAGCAAAATTAGTTAGAAGCCTGAAATTCTGAAAAGAgataaacaaagaatttaattaatggtAAAAAgcgaatttaattaaaatctcCTAACcgtgtaaagttttttttttcttaccgtatcatctaataataatttatcgtgtatattaaaattatcgaCTCTTGTACTAATTACTAGTCATATCTAGATTGATGTCTAATGAGTTGGTAATGTA comes from the Glycine soja cultivar W05 chromosome 6, ASM419377v2, whole genome shotgun sequence genome and includes:
- the LOC114415458 gene encoding NAD(P)H-quinone oxidoreductase subunit M, chloroplastic-like, with translation MATSCSYMVSTKLSMLGWSGGRRREARNRRAFLVSAQQQSDVQEAESVKVVEEEKEQEQVQTQTPKPKGTTPRPVEPQLNVKSKNMLREYGGQWLSCATRHVRIYAAYIDPVTCEFDQTQMDKLTLILDPTDEFVWNPETCNMVYSYFQELVDHYEGAPLTEYTLRLIGSDIEHYIRKMLYDGVIKYNMNARVLNFSMGKPRIMFNNNDIQPEDAIEK